One genomic window of Prosthecobacter algae includes the following:
- a CDS encoding MarR family winged helix-turn-helix transcriptional regulator, with amino-acid sequence MPKPRKISQSQYETLAAFRFALRQFLRFSEQAAQGAGLTPQQHQAMLAIKGFPGRARVTVGELAERLQIAHHSTVGLVDRLTAEKLVTREPSKEDRRQVFVSLTKRGERLLEGLSSVHQEELRRIGPELRELLEEMTGGEGDS; translated from the coding sequence ATGCCCAAGCCCCGAAAAATCTCCCAGAGCCAGTATGAAACCCTCGCCGCCTTCCGCTTTGCCCTCCGGCAGTTTTTGCGCTTCAGCGAGCAGGCGGCCCAGGGTGCGGGGCTGACACCGCAGCAGCACCAGGCCATGCTGGCTATCAAGGGCTTTCCCGGCCGAGCCAGGGTGACGGTGGGGGAGCTGGCGGAGCGGCTGCAGATCGCCCATCACAGCACGGTGGGGCTGGTGGACCGACTGACGGCGGAAAAGCTGGTGACTCGGGAGCCTTCCAAGGAGGACCGCCGTCAGGTTTTCGTCAGCCTGACTAAGCGTGGGGAGCGGCTGCTGGAAGGGCTGTCTTCCGTGCATCAGGAGGAGCTGCGACGCATCGGCCCGGAACTCCGGGAACTGCTGGAGGAAATGACCGGCGGGGAAGGGGACAGCTGA
- a CDS encoding class I SAM-dependent methyltransferase, whose protein sequence is MSFDTLAPHYHWMEWLFAGKELQRCRTAFLPMLHPPANALILGEGDGRFLLEYRRAFPYARATVVDSSAGMLQRTLKRLAQAGFAHSGITFVQADAREWQPPEATFDLIVTCFFLDCFREEELRSLIVKMARAATPNAQWLQADFQVTGPPLSRFRSWLTLRLLYAFFRKATGITASAITQPDPMLCREGFVCRQRSVSDWGRLYSDWWARPTEAASLSDKSPGIF, encoded by the coding sequence ATGAGTTTCGATACCCTGGCACCCCACTATCACTGGATGGAATGGTTGTTTGCCGGGAAGGAACTCCAGCGTTGCCGCACCGCCTTTCTACCCATGCTGCATCCCCCTGCCAACGCCCTGATTTTAGGTGAGGGTGACGGGCGCTTCCTGCTTGAGTACCGTCGCGCCTTTCCTTACGCGAGGGCGACGGTGGTGGACTCCAGCGCAGGCATGCTGCAGCGGACACTCAAACGGCTCGCGCAGGCCGGGTTCGCACATTCCGGCATCACTTTTGTGCAGGCCGATGCGAGGGAATGGCAACCTCCCGAAGCCACCTTTGACCTCATCGTCACCTGCTTTTTTCTGGACTGCTTTCGTGAGGAAGAGCTGCGCAGCCTCATCGTGAAAATGGCCCGGGCCGCCACCCCCAATGCCCAGTGGTTGCAGGCAGATTTCCAGGTGACAGGCCCACCGCTGAGCCGATTCCGCTCGTGGCTGACGTTGCGACTCCTGTATGCTTTCTTCCGCAAGGCCACAGGCATCACCGCCTCCGCTATCACCCAGCCAGACCCCATGCTCTGCCGCGAGGGTTTTGTGTGCCGTCAGCGCAGCGTCAGCGACTGGGGCAGGCTGTACAGCGATTGGTGGGCCCGCCCCACGGAGGCTGCCAGTCTCTCGGACAAAAGCCCCGGCATTTTTTAA